Proteins from a single region of Oceanivirga salmonicida:
- a CDS encoding ABC transporter permease, protein MKLNKELKISIVLITIIFLIAIFTPIITPHDAFQMNIKNKLIYPCKEYILGTDNRGRDILSRLILGTRVTLVSSLFVVFINLMISIPLGIISGYIGGFFDTIISRFIEIIMAFPQIIISLYLLANWGPGFGNLLFSLILVGWVKYARIIRGNTKKIKHLDFIKSAKISGSSELDIILKHILPNIISPVLSIAALDISHVILSISALSFIGLGIAPPTPEWGIMLNEAKPFIGSHSYMMWGPGLCILGVVLSFDLLSRGLKLLISED, encoded by the coding sequence ATGAAATTAAATAAAGAATTAAAGATAAGTATAGTGTTAATAACAATAATATTTTTAATAGCCATTTTTACTCCAATTATAACACCGCATGATGCATTTCAAATGAATATTAAAAATAAATTAATTTATCCATGTAAAGAATATATTTTGGGTACAGATAATAGAGGACGGGATATATTATCAAGATTAATATTGGGAACTAGGGTAACACTAGTTAGTAGTTTATTTGTAGTATTTATAAATTTGATGATAAGTATACCATTAGGAATAATATCAGGATATATTGGTGGCTTTTTTGATACAATTATTAGTAGATTCATAGAGATAATAATGGCTTTTCCTCAAATCATTATTTCTTTATATTTACTTGCCAATTGGGGTCCAGGATTTGGAAATTTATTGTTTTCATTAATATTAGTAGGTTGGGTAAAATACGCGAGAATAATAAGAGGAAATACAAAAAAAATTAAGCATTTAGATTTTATAAAATCAGCAAAAATTTCTGGAAGTTCAGAGTTAGATATAATATTAAAACATATTTTACCTAATATAATAAGTCCAGTTTTATCAATAGCTGCATTAGATATATCACATGTTATTTTAAGCATTTCAGCATTATCATTTATTGGTTTAGGAATTGCACCGCCTACACCGGAATGGGGGATTATGTTAAATGAAGCTAAACCATTTATAGGCTCACACTCATATATGATGTGGGGACCAGGTTTATGTATTTTGGGAGTAGTTTTAAGTTTTGATTTATTAAGTAGAGGCTTAAAATTGTTAATTTCGGAGGATTAA